The region tctctctcagtgtggaTTGTAAAACTCTCGCTGTGGTTTTGGGGGAGAGCAGCTATTATTAGTGGTGGTGTCGTGGACACAGATGTGTTGGCCCTGCACCTGGGAAAACAGCCTTTCAACAGCACCATTCAGCCTGTATCCGGTTCATACTGCTCAGAGCCACCTTCATTCTGCTCCTCAGGGTGATGGACAAAACTGCATAAGACTGCACCAATACAGCAATACAGCAATACACCAATACACCAATACACCGATACACTGATACACCGATACACTAATACACCAATACACCGATACACTAATACACCAATACACCTATACCCtaatacactcatacaccactACACCAATGCACCAATGCGCCAATGCACCAATACACTAATACACCAGTACACTAATACACCAATGCACCAATGCACCAATACACCAATGCACCAATACACCAATAAACTAATACACCAATACACTAATACAACAATACACCAATACACTAATACAGCAATACACCTATACACCAATACATTAATACACCAATACACCCATATACAAATACACCAATACACCAATACACTAACACACCAATACACCAATACACTAATACACCAATGCACCAATACACTAATACACTAATACACTAATACACCAATGCACCAATACACTAATACACCAATACACTAATACACCAATACATCaatacactaacacactaatacaccAATAAACCAATACactaatacaaatacattacactgtgtgtgcaatgagtgtgtgtgtgtgtgtgagaggcagctgttctcatctctctcctctctctctctcacacactcacaaccccccccccccaaacacacacacacactcacacatacaaacacacacacacacacactctctctcacacacacacacacactcactcacacacacacacgcactcacacatacaaacacacacacacactctctctctcacacacacacacacacacacactcactcacactcacacatacaaacacacacacacactctctctctcacacacacacacacacactcactcacactcacacatacaaacacacacacacacacactcacacatacaaacacacacacacactctatcacacactcacacatacaaacacacacacacacacacactcacacatacaaacacacacacacacacacatacaaacacacacacactctctctctcacacacacactctcacacacacacacacacactcacacacacacacacacactcacacacacactcacacacacacacacacacacacaggtggcaCATGTACAGTCGAGCTCCAGTCTCTGGTCAGGCCTGCAGGATTTTCAGGTGTTTTCTGCAGTCTGTTGTAACACAATGACATCACTTCCGCTGTTAGCTGGTCACATCTGTGACTGCAGGGGCTCAGACCCAATGGAGCTGCATTGGGGTGCGTTATGATACAATGcaataacattcatttcaaagtAGTGGACATTTTGTGTCTTGCTCAATCCGAAATGtcaaatgacatcaatgagatCTACCAATAGTACCCATTAAGAAATGCAATTCAACAAGTTCCTTATCTTATTCCTACGCGACTTCCATTTTTGTTGGGTTGGGTCGGGTGTAGTACTGAGTCGTCTGTTTGTGGAGAGTAGCCAGATGGAGTTAGTCCGCACTTGACTCTAAACGATGGGATTgataggaggggggggggggggtgtgaggagagagagagagagagagagagagagagaggagagatgagaACAGCTGTCTCAACACACCACCTACAGGGAGAGGTGTGCACAGTGTTCAGACAAACATCTATCACACAAACATGCCAtcacatacaaacgcacacacacacgcacgcacacaagtgcacacacatatcacacaaacacacacatgcacacacacgtatcacacacaaacacacacacacacaattatgacAAAAACACTCcatctcactcaaacactccaTCACCCAAACCAGCACAAACGCTTGATCTCATACAAAAACATTCACTCTGCACACCCAAACCAGCACTAACTCTATATATCtggttcactctctctctcacacacacacacacacacacacacactaacacatacaaacacacacacacacacactcacacatacaaacacactctctcacacacacacactcactcactcacacacacacacactcacacatacaaacacacacacacacacgcactcacacatacaaacacacacacacacactctcacacactctcacacacacacacacactcacacacacacacacacacacacacacaaactcactcacacacacacacactaacacgtacaaacacacacacacacactctctcacacacacactcactcacacacacacacacacactctctcacacactcactcacacacacacacacactcacacatacacacacacacacactctctcacacacacacactcacacacacacacacactcacacatataaacacacacacacacacacactcacacatacaaacacacacacacacacaaacacacacacacacacactcacacatacaaacactcacacacacacacacacacacacacacacaaacacacacacacactcacacatacaaacacacacacacacacactcacacactcacacacacacacacacacacacactcacacatacaaacacacacacacacacacacactcacacacactcacacacacacacacacacactcacacacacacacacacacacacacgggtggcACATGTACAGTCGAGCTCCAGTCTCTGGTCAGGCCTGCAGGATTTTCAGGTGTTTTCTGCAGTCTGTTGTAACACAATGACATCACTTCCGCCGTTAGCTGGTCACATCTGTGACTGCAGGGGCTCAGACCCAATGGAGCTGCATTGGGGTGCGTTATGATACAGGGAATGGcaataacattcatttcaaaataGTGGACATTTTGTGTCTTGCTCAATCCGATGAGATCTACCAATAGTACCAATTATGAAATGCAATTCAACAAGTTCCTTATCTTATTCCCACACGACTTCCCTTTTTGTTGGGTTGGGCCGGGTGTCGTCTGTTTGTGTAGAGTAGCCAGATGGAGTTAGTCCGCACTTGACTCTAAACGATGGGATTGATAGATACTGGCCGCAGCCTGTTGTCCGCAGGATTACTGCGGAAGCGGGATATTTCCATTGATAATAACAGGGGGGAAAGCACTCGATCCCGGGATCAGAGCCTGGCGCTTGCAGTTCGTCCCCCAGCCTCCAGAACGCCGCGGAGTCCCCCTGACGTCACGGCCCATACCCACGTAACCGGTTTCCTTGGTTTCTCTGGTGATGACAGGCTGAGTTTCTGTGAAACCACGTGCCTTGTATATAACGACCTGGAGCCGCGCAGCCGAACAGAGGGAACGGCGAGCGGACTTGACTGAGGGCTAAAATACCGGGCAGTCTGACACATCACGGGCAGTGTGACCGTCTCTAACTTTTGATTTTGATCACCTTCAAGACGCTCTGGGACTTTATTATTTTACCAATGGCTGTGACCGGAGCCGGGTGCGATTTAACATATTCCAAAATGAGAGGGATTGTGTCCATTTTCGCCGGTAGGAAGTCCTATTGGTTAATATGTTCTTtcactgtagcgtagtggcccTCCTTCcagtttaaatgtgttttattaatcAAGTGCTTAAAACGTAGGCTGTGTCACCATTGatcttaaaatataatttgactGTTGTTATGATTCTAGTTGGCTTTCGGTGCAGTTGGCTACTGTGGAGTTCAGGAAAAATAATATCGGACTGGAAAACCGTTAAACAGGAGATTAAACATATTAGCCGGATTAGGTAAATGCACAATCTATCATGTATGCACCGGATTGTTTGTTGCCAAATTTGGAGGATTTATATTCGAGCGCCAGCAGCAAACGAATGAGCCGcattacacacaaaaatactCACCGTCATTCTGAAATGTGATGTTTTtgtgcaattttttattttattttattttttatttttttcttattttgctcTTGCTTGCACGGATGAAGTTAGCGGATTTGGAGTTTGGGGAGatgtttgttttcacattttgaaaTCAACCAATTGAACGCCTGTGTTTTGTTGCGTAACGCACTAGACGCTCACCGTGCTCAATATGGAAATCTGGAGTATTTAAGATACTCTTGCTCGACATTCTTAAGTACATCATAGCGTTGGGCGACACAAATTTACCCATGCTCagatcttttatttaatttccgcGCTGGATCGTTTGATCTTATCGCGCTGTGTTTATTGAACATGTATAACCTACCACGTTGATTATTCTGTTTGCTTTGGAATGAGGCAGTGGAACCTATTTGAAATTCTGCACGTATGTGTCAACATTCAGATGTGTTGAATATAGCATGTTTGTACAATGGCAGGTGTGTTCGCGGCACACTGGAGTTGTCGACGTCATTTTAAACTACATACTTTATATGAAAGGTAACGCCGGCCGCGAGCCAGGAAGAATGACTCAAATAAATACCTCTGTGTTACAGCCTTCATCAAGGAGCGGAAAATGGGCTTAAACGACTTAATTCAGAAGATGGGCTCCAACCCGCAGATCTGTCAAAAGTAAGTGGCTGTGGCGGAATTATTCTGCGTCTGCGCAGATGGGGGTATCCGTCTGCTTAGAAAGTACCCCGGAGAACCCGGGTACTTTTCTCCACTCGTGACGACTGGAGGGCGGCATCTTTTAGAACTACTGAAGCTTTTAGCaacagattagcaaactagtTATCTTATTCACGTAAGCGCAGACAGATTTGATGAAAATACATGAGAGTGAATCTGCCAGTGAAGAGGTGTGTACACTTCATCTGTTGTCGGCTGAGCTGAGCGCGCGGGCCGAGCTCCCGGGCCTCACCGACGGAAGGAAAGTACCGCGGGTCCCCAGAACAGGAAGGGGCGGGACGGCATCACTCGTTATTAGGACGGAATCTGTTTCTCAATCGGGCCCTTGatggaaattaaataatgtgCAGGGTTGGTGGAGATTAAATTAGCGatatatgtaaaaatatataagacaAACCCACAGATAAACAGAATCATTAGTTTCcgtattctttttttacattacactaatggcatttggcagacgctcttatccagaccgacgtacagttgatttgactaagcaggagacactcctcccctggagcaatgcagggttaagaaccttgctcaagggcccaacggctgtgcggatcttattgtggctacaccgggatcaaaccgccgaccttgcgggtcccagtcatttacctaaaccTCGACCCTACAGGCCGCATAATGTTTcttgattttaaaaagtgtgtttctcagagtgtcacacacagtccccataaTAAGGCCCTCctccctaccacacacacacacacacacacacacacacacacacacacacacacacacacacacacacacacacacacgcacgcacacacactgagcggTAAGCGTCTGATGCAGTAATAACTCCACTCAGGTTAAAcagccctgtttctctctctgagctGCTTTACATTAAAGCTGTTCTGTTCCCTGAGGGACACAACAGGCTAAGCACATTAGTGCAGAAGCACAGGGCCCGCTCAAGTCCTGCTGGATGGTCTCATCGTTCAGATCAGGTTGTGATGGAAACATTTGTGATACAGACCGCACCCCAAAACCTGAACCCCAATCTACTGACACTACCCCAAAGGTGAACCTCCATCTACTGACACTGCCACAAACCTGAACCTCCATCTACTGACACTGCCACAAACCTGAACCTCCATCTACTGACACTACCCCAATCCTGAACCCCCATCTACTGACACTACCCCAAACCTGAACCCCCATCTACTGACACTACCCCAAACCTCAACCCCATCTACTGACACTACCCCAAACCTGAACCTCCATCTACTGACACTGCCACAAACCTGAACCCCCATCTACTGACACTACTCCAAACCTGAACCCCATCTACTGACACTACCCCAAACCTGAACCTCCATCTACTGACACTGCCACAAACCTGAACCTCCATCTACTGACACTGCCACAAACCTGAACCTCCATCTACTGACACTACCCCAATCCTGAACCCCCATCTACTGACACTACCCCAAACCTCAACCCCATCTACTGACACTACCCCAAACCTGAACCCCCATCTACTGACACTGCCACAATCCTGAACCTCCATCTACTGACACTGCCACAAACCTGAACCTCCATCTACTGACACTGCCACAAACCTGAACCACCATCTACTGACACTGCCACAAACCTGAACCTCCATCTACTGACACTACCCCAATCCTGAACCCCCATCTACTGACACTACCCCAAACCTCAACCCCATCTACTGACACTACCCCAAACCTGATCCCCCATCTACTGACACTACCCCAAACCTGAACCCCCATCTACTGACACTACCCCAAACCTCAACCCCATCTACTGACACTGCCACAAACCTGAACCTCCATCTACTGACAaatgcaggctcaaatgcaggCAACAGCCAAATGTGTTCTATCCTACTCTGTCCCCAGCTCAGACGTCCGAGTTTTCTTGAAAATCGATGAGAATCAGAAGAAGGAGGCAGAGGAAGGAACTAAACCtgtaagtgggtgtgtgtgtgtgtgtgtgtgtgcccgtgtgtgtgtgtgttcgcccATGTGTGTGCGTTCGTGAGTTGAGTGGAATTTTCAAATAAACCAACCCatcctctctttttttctgggaGCAGTGTGTAGCGTCTCCCGGGAACTCTCTGGCTAAAGAGACTCAGTGAGTACGATCAGACCAGGCTTTATTTAAAGTGCTtttcatttaaagtgcatttcacaTAATGTCTCGACACACCTTACAAATATACTCATCATGATGAAGCAGGTCACACAAAGTTCAGAAACTCGGAAGTCTCACCTGCCTGTTGTTTTCATCTCCAGGGTCAAGCCGTCTGACTTTGACTATCTGAAGATCATCGGGAAAGGAAGTTTTGGGAAGGTGAGCGGAGAGTCCTCTGGCATGTTTACTGGGGAGGTGCACATGCAGCAAGTATTAGGTAACCATGAAaactcctttctctctctctctttccctctctctctctatctccctccatctccatccttccccctctctctccctctctctctatctctctctccctctctctctctctctctctctctccctctctctctcaggtcctcCTGGCCAGGCACAAAGACAGTGAGCAGTACTACGCTGTCAAAGTTCTGCAGAAGAAGATTATCCTGAAGAAGAAAGAGGTAAGAACAGCAAGAGCAGCCCCTACACCCCACActtacacccctacaccccacaCCTACAGGACACAACCCCACCCCTACACCCCACCCCTACAGGACACAACCCCACCCCTACACCCCACCCCTACAGGACACAACCCCACCCCTACACCCCACCCCTACAGGACACAGCCCCTCTctaaccccccctctctctctgcagcagaaGCACATCATGTCGGAGCGCAGTGTGCTCCTGCAGACGCTGCATCACCCCTTCCTGGTGCGGCTGCACTACTCCTTCCAGACCCCCGACAAGCTCTACTTCGTCCTGGACTACGTCAACGGAGGAgaggtacgcacacacacatgtacacacatgcatacccacacacacacacacacacacacacacacacacgtgtatatatactcacacacacagacacacacacatatgcagacacacacacacacacacacacacacacacacgtatatatactcacacacacagacacacacacatatgcacacacacacgtacacacatgcatacccacacacacacacacacacacacacatatatatactcacacacacagacacacacgcatatgcacacacacacacgtacacacatacatacatacacacacacacacacacacatgtacacacatacatacacacacaaacacacatttattgCCTTGGTAACATGCTCCTCCCCCTGTAGCTGTTCTACCACCTGcagcgtgagcgtgtgttccTGGAGCCGCGAGCGAGATTCTACACTGCAGAGATCGCCTCCGCCCTGGGGTACCTGCACTCCCTGCACATCATCTACAGGTACTCACCTGCACACTGCGCCTCCTACACACTGCGCCCCCTACACACTGCGCCTcctacacactgcacctccTACTGCGCCTTCTACACACTGCACcccctacagactgcacctcctACTGCGCCTTCTACACACTGCACcccctacagactgcacctcctACTGCGCCTTCTACACACTGCACcccctacagactgcacctcctACTGCACCTcctacacactgcacctccgacacctcccacacactgcacctcctaAAGGTACCATCTACACATCAATGAGGTTTAGGGGTAGGGGGTTGAGGTTTGGGGAGGCCTGTGGGGCTGTTGGGGGCACTGTGGGGTAACTGTGGGGTaactcctctccccccctgt is a window of Conger conger chromosome 1, fConCon1.1, whole genome shotgun sequence DNA encoding:
- the sgk2b gene encoding serine/threonine-protein kinase Sgk2b isoform X2 gives rise to the protein MAVTGAGCDLTYSKMRGIVSIFAAFIKERKMGLNDLIQKMGSNPQICQNSDVRVFLKIDENQKKEAEEGTKPCVASPGNSLAKETQVKPSDFDYLKIIGKGSFGKVLLARHKDSEQYYAVKVLQKKIILKKKEKHIMSERSVLLQTLHHPFLVRLHYSFQTPDKLYFVLDYVNGGELFYHLQRERVFLEPRARFYTAEIASALGYLHSLHIIYRDLKPENVLLDSQGHIVLTDFGLCKEGVAPSATTSTFCGTPEYLAPEVLRKQPYDRTVDWWCLGCVLYEMLYGLPPFYSRDVAEMYRSILQRPLELKPSVSNAGRALLEGLLHKDPALRTGARHDLMELKCHAFFSPINWDDLMAKKTTPPFVPSVSGPVDLQHFDPEFTHLPVPGSLGNSECLVTSSLREAASAFPGFSYTPPATLACP
- the sgk2b gene encoding serine/threonine-protein kinase Sgk2b isoform X1; the protein is MAVTGAGCDLTYSKMRGIVSIFAAFIKERKMGLNDLIQKMGSNPQICQNSDVRVFLKIDENQKKEAEEGTKPCVASPGNSLAKETQVKPSDFDYLKIIGKGSFGKVLLARHKDSEQYYAVKVLQKKIILKKKEQKHIMSERSVLLQTLHHPFLVRLHYSFQTPDKLYFVLDYVNGGELFYHLQRERVFLEPRARFYTAEIASALGYLHSLHIIYRDLKPENVLLDSQGHIVLTDFGLCKEGVAPSATTSTFCGTPEYLAPEVLRKQPYDRTVDWWCLGCVLYEMLYGLPPFYSRDVAEMYRSILQRPLELKPSVSNAGRALLEGLLHKDPALRTGARHDLMELKCHAFFSPINWDDLMAKKTTPPFVPSVSGPVDLQHFDPEFTHLPVPGSLGNSECLVTSSLREAASAFPGFSYTPPATLACP